The DNA region tctcaaaccaatttccatcatcaaatcactgattaaatggacagttgaccaacagttgacttttagggtttctggctgactgtgcattgactgatgacttctgaacatccaatccttgaccaaaacacttcaaatggatcccccagtcatgtgaacatgttggaccaaccctagggccttggctccttgagaattgtgcttgcttgcttgactgactgatctcctgatcagtttgacctaattccttgattggcttgcacttgaggcaatgcaatgctatgcaatggaccatgatatgctatgacctaatatgaaaatgtatgtacaatgatgggtgcaaatttgaggtgctacacatacaagctctattgtccagaaaccaacaaaattgaattcagcagagatgtgattgtgaaggaatcagaaatttggaattgggataagtctcaatctgattctgatgttagaacttctgaagaaaggtcagagttaagaatttctgaagttggagtaaactctgacgttgattctgattctgatagtgattctgactctggagaagactcagaagatgaaggtgactctgatgatccagactctgatgatccagactctgatgacccagactctgatggtaatccagattctagtggcaattcagactctggaaatatgccagcccctgaagatggtcaaagctctggaggaagtcaaccatctgaagttagaaactctgaagctcaagactctgaacaagttcagagaccacaaagaatcagaaacatccccagaagatatgcagaatttgacatgctgcaagacactgaagtagactctgaaggagaagttattcagtgtgccatgttagtagactctgaacccataagtacagaagaggctcttaagcagaagctctggctgaaggccatgaaagaagaacttgatgctatagagagaaacaagacttggaagctgacagaacttccaaaagacaagaaagccatcagcgtcagatgggttttcaagcagaagttaaagccagatggttcaattggcaaacataaagcaaggttggtagccagaggatttctacagaaacctgggctggattactctgaagtgtttgcacctgtagcaagacatgaaacaatcaaaatggtgattgcaatagctgctaacaggaattggcctctgatgcatttagatgtaaaatctgcatttctgaacggtccattagaagaagaaatttacgtgtcacaacctcctggatttgtgaaaaagaatcaggaagggatggtgtacagattatacaaagctctatatggattgaaacaagcacccagagcttggaatcagaagattgattcatttttcaagaagcaaggctttcagaaatgtgagatggagtacggtgtctatgttcagcatacttctgaaggaaatatgactctggtatgtttatatgttgatgatatactgctgactggaagttctgaacagaAGATAaccaagttcaagaaagttctgatgaatgaattcgaaatgactgatctaggaaAAATGACATACTTTatagggatggagttcagatactctgagaaaggtattattttgcaccagctcaagtatgaattagaacttctgaagagatttgaactgaagaattgtaagattgctgtcacaccttctgatacaaatcagaaactggattctgactctgatggaaaggatgtggacgctacaaccttcaaacagttggttggttctctgaggtatttgtgcaataccagacccGATATTTGCTATTTAGTTGGGATGGTcagtaggttcatgagtaaacctaagtggtcccattaccaagctgctgtcaggattctgaggtatatcaagggaactctgaagtatggagtatcatttccttctggaagaaaggatgagttagaacttctgagttattcagattctgattggtgtggagacagagttgacagaagaagtacgtctgggtacttattcaaatttctgggaggtcccatttcttggtgttccaagaagcaacctgttgtggcattgtcaacttgtgaagctgaatacattgcagaTGCTGTTACTGCATGtcaagctgtgtggattctgaattTATTGCAGTATCTGAAGATTgaagtaaacaaacctctgaagctgatgattgacaacaagtctgcaatcaatcttgccagaaacccagtgttgcatgggagaagcaagcacattgagaccaagtatcattttttgagacatcaagttcagaggggagtgttagaagttgtacactgcagcactcagaaacagttggcagatgttctgacgaaagccatcaagactgatcaatttctcagattaagggatggaattggtgttacaagttttgatggaatatgaattaaggcatggtattagaagtaattcatatttagttgtactatttcttagcccctaagtttgttagagggtattttagtattttatcctattctagtaaccctagttttagcttataaatagggtgacaatcattgtaacttttatcatgttttgtagccgtcattctcttaatagaatatttccattcatcattcattctacctttgcaccaacatTTATTGCCTATGCAGGAAAAACTTTTGAGAATAATCTTTACCGTAAGTTTTTCAAAGACaaacttttcaaaaaaaaattgtttacCTTACTTGATTAAGTGCTTAATAATTAAATGAATTAAGATTAAATATGTTTTGATTTCAAGTTTTAACGATGTAGATTTCCCCAAATTCAAAACTTCTCTCTCTTCATAAATAATGTTTTTAATCAATTCTTTTGTTATTGTTTCTCAACCATTGGATTAGACACTGCAGATATAGCAGAGCACACATAGCAGGAGAGGATTCTATTCCCTCTTCCACACCTTCGCAAATGTCCAAAGCTTTTAGATAAGCTTCCATTTTTACTGTCCAAAGTTAATAATTATCTCCATAAAAAAACTTTTGAAAAACTTGATTCAGAATCCATTTTACATGTCCTTCAAGGGAATTCCATATAGCAattgttttcttttgtttgaaTAAAATGGAAAACTGCATAGAAGAGAAAATATTAACTGCAAAGTTGTTTTATTTTATTAGAAGCTGATATACTTaaattaaaaagtaaaaaaattTATGAAAACTAATGTTCTAGAATTGTAGCAACAAACAAATATGAAACTAACTTGTAAAAAAAAAACCACTACCAGCAAAATAAAAGATATTTTGCTTCGACTTATTCAAACGAAATTGAATTTGCCAACCTACATAGACACGTTTCATCTGTGATTTTGGGGTTATCTAGTTTAAAATATTAATCCATCCGTGTCACTTAGTGACTAATTTATACAGATTAAAAAAAGAATagataataatatttttaaaaaatattaagaATAATAAAAGTGAGTATTATTTAcatcaaaaattaaaataaatcatttattttaaaacatttttttatttttaaatagaTCATTAATTGTGGAAAAACTGAGGAAATACTTGTCTTATCTTTCCTTTTTCTATGGTTTGCACAATTATTAGAAGACATAGTGAAGTTTATGGTCCATATTGTTTAAATTGAGTGCTTTTAGTGCCACCAAGTTGGACAATCTCGATCCTCTCTCTTTCAATGTTTGTAAAAGCAGGTCATTGAATTTCATTTGTGTCGATAGCTACATTTCAGTGACATGGCTCTGTTTTCAAGTGTGTAGATATAACATGTtgacaaaaaaaaattaatgacTCTATTTTCAACAAAAAAAGAAAACGCAGTTTTGCAATTTGATGTTATGTAGCTTGAATATTTGAAAACTTCAACTTACTATAAAGAAAATGCCAAATCAATCAAAGGTGTGCAAGTGGAAGTGGTGATAACATAGGAGTCTGGGCCGCCAAAGATTTTGAAAAGAATGGATAGGAGCAATGAATCCTAAATTCAGATAAGAATCCTTAGACACCATACGAGATCGACGTTCCGACACCGGTAATATAAAATACgtgttatattttaatttttaaatttttaaataaattatatatttgaattatgatcaaatatatcaattatttaattaatttaaaatttaaaatttatttttaaaaaataatttaagGAGTAGTTTTTAAGTTTCATTTATTACTTATTATTAAAAAGAATTAAtattttaatcaaaattaatgtttttaattatttaaccTTTAAATTTATGAGATTTGTTCAAAACATATATAAAGGTATGTTGAAGTaaaatttttttttcttttgagaCAGGTTTTTAATAATAAGGAAAAATGCATACAAAGcttaatatttaatattaaagCAAACTTATTAAAATACATAGTTTATTCTCAATATTAGATAGCTTAGAGTTTGACATATCCATATAAAATATAACATTCAAGCTAGCTTCTCCTCAAGTAGAAGAAAAAAAAGATGCAATTCACTCATCACTTCATAAGATCATTGGCAATAGGTAGTGCTTTACACAGAGCCTTAAATGGGATCTTTTTAGGCATGGCAATACCTTTACCCTCCATCATATCAAGTTTCTCCTCACTCTCTCTTTTCCACTCAAAGCATTGAACCAACAAGCCCACAGTTAAGCCCACCGTACGTTGAGCCAAGCTCAATCCAGGACAGGCTCTTCTTCCTATCCCAAACGCCATCAATTTGTTCACTTCCCCTTCTTTTTCAAACCTCTCTGGCTTAAAACTCAAAGCATCACTCCAACGTGTTGGATCTCTATGAATGGCCCAAACATTAGTCAAAATTATAGTATCTTTTGGAACATTGAATCCTCCAATGGTACAATCCTCTGAAGAATAATGTGGTAAAAGTAATGGTGCTGGTGGATGTAACCTAAGTGCCTCAGAGATTATGTTTTGGAGATATGGAAGTTTTGGTAAATCTTGTTCATCTATTATCTTGTTTTTTCCAACTTGAGTCTCTATTTCTTCCTTTGCTTTGTTCAACACTTCTGGATGGTTTAATAATTCAGACATCACCCATTCTATAGCTAGTGCTGATGTGTCCGTTCCTGCAAGAAGCATGGCCTACATCCCATTTCAAGTTATCAGACTTTAACTTAACAAAACATTAAAAATATAATCATATAAGTGTCAGTGACgtctattttttttttttgcggTGTCACTGTTATTTTCTTATATTAATTACCTGAATAAGACCTTTGATGATGTGAGAAGAATAATATTCAGGCTGCACCTCACTAAGCTTCAAAAGATGATCAATCATGGTATCTCCATTACCATGATTCGCGCTGCGATGTTCTTGAATGAGTCCTTCCAAAAATGCATCAGCTCTGTTTGCAATTTTCTTGCACCTCTTCTCCAAATCATCAAGATCAAACCACCTTAACAAAGGCAAAAAGTCACCCTTGTTATTAGCACCTAACAGCGACAATATCTCACTTATTATTTCCCTAAACTGTTTAGCTTCTTCGACTTCCGTCACGTCTCCGTCGTCTCCGTAATACCGTTTTCCCGATATCATTCTCATCATACCATTAAACGTCATCTCCGTCAGTATCGACCGGAGTTCCACTTTGATAAAATCTCTAGAAGCCCCATGCTTTATAATATTTTGTATAAGTCTATTTGCTTCGTCTGTCCGAACTCCCAAAAAAGAGGTAAGACGGTTGTTAGAGAGAACATCAATGGTTGTTATACGGCGTAGGTTACGCCAATGGTCCCCGTAAGAAACTGACCCTAAGGTGGTGTAGTCGTAGAAGATGTATTTTCCTGTTAAGAAGCGTGGGCGGTTTGCTAAAACGACGTCGTTTTTGATGAAACATTCCTCGACTAAAGAAGCCGAAGAGATGACGACAACTAGGCGCGAACCGAACCAAAGGGAAACGATGTCGCCGTATTTTTGGGACAAGGTTGCGAAGGTACGGTGGAGAGGGTGTTTTAGGTGGTGGAGGTTGCCAATTATGGGGATTGTTGGTGGACCTGGTGGAAGGTTTTTTAGCCTTCTTGATTGGGTTTGGAGTAAAATTTTGATGGTTATTATGAAGGTTAGAGAGAGGAAAGAGTAATAGAATAAAGGTGACATTTTTTTAACACTTTTTGTTGGTTGATTGGTTTTTGTATTAAGAATTGGAGAGTTGCTCGTGTGTATATATAGAAACACTCGAGGAGGAGTAGGCAGAGTAGTGAAGAGGAGCTAAATTCTTCAACAACCACTTTTTCTCAAATTTAGAGAATTTAGAGGAGAGAGAATATATTCCAACTAATTTTTCTTACATGGACAAAATTAActataatttttataaaaataatctAAATCATTCTTTTTAAAATATGCACGTTGCTTctatattttttaataaatgaatgtcatatataaaaaaaagaaaaatatgataaaaaaagAGAGACGGCTAGACCAAAACCCACTCTAAAGCAAATGAATCTAAAAGAAAGGCAACATAACATATTCTTTATAAAATTACTCATAATTTTTAAAGaatataatatataaaaaaatattagAGAATAAGAAATATGTCATATGTTAGAAAAAAAAATTCACATGAACTATCTTTTCGGTAAATGTTGAGATAACAACGGGTGTATTTGTAATGATTTCATCGGTTTCTAAGTTGCGAATGataattgaaaattaaaattctATTTTTTTCCTCCCAAAATTAAcagattttattttctttagAGTCACTTTAGTTGTAGCTTTTATTCCCAATGTATAAATACATTTGTATCATTTCAATTCAAGGTTAATGCAAAATTACATACTCATCCAAATATTGCTCTATTCTCTCTAATTTTCTCTCTcaacttcatcttccccaatcTTCTTTTCTTCCACCATTGTTGAACCTTCAATTTTCAGTTTTATGTTTAATGTtccaacatttggcatcaagagcctTGATTATCGATCCTAATCCGCTGCAACAATAGCAACCGTTTCCAATGATCGAATTCCCACCAATCTCCCGATTCTTGATTCGAAGAACTATGATAAATGGGCAAAACAAATGAGGGTTTTGTTTGGTTATCAAGAGGTGCTTGAGATCGTCGTCAATGGAGTTACACAATTAGGGGCAGAGGCTACCGACATTCAAAGAGCTACAcacaaagaagagaagaagaaggattacAAAGCCCTATTCTTGATTCACTCTTGTGTTGATAACGATAATTTCGAGAAGGTTGTCGATTGTGAATCGGCGAAGCAAGCATGGGAAATTTTGGAGAAAGCATATGTCGGTGCCGTCAAAGCGAAGGTTGTAAGGTTACAAATTTACAAGCGACAATTCGAGTTAACACAAATGGAAGATAAAGAAACAATCAATGACTACATTACCCGCATTACCCGGTTAgttaatcaaatcaaatcttGTGGGGAAACGATTCTTGAGCAGAATGTTGTATCGAAAGTATTGCGTTCGTTAACGCCGCGTTTCGACAACATAGTTGTGGCTAATGAAGAATCAAAGGATCTAACAACTTTGAGCAAGGATGAATTGCAAAGTTCGTTAGAGGCACATGAACAAAGGATGGATGAGAGAGGCGCCGACAAAGCCAAAGCGGAGATTGCTTTGCAAGCGCGTTTTAATGAGAAGAATAAGAGGTCGAAAGGAAAATTTGCAGCGAGAGGTAAATcaaattttcagaattttggtTCAAATGATTCGCAAAATTTAAAGCACTCGACGAGTGAAAAGGGTAAAAGTAGCTCCAGGGATAGTGGTCATAGCAATGGTTTCAAGAAGCGTGATGTGAGTAAGGTGCAATGCTACAAGTGCAGAAAGTTTGGACACTTTGCAAATTTGTGTCGTGGTAAATCGAACGAGAATCACAATGATGAAGCCAAGGTTGCTAGG from Lathyrus oleraceus cultivar Zhongwan6 chromosome 1, CAAS_Psat_ZW6_1.0, whole genome shotgun sequence includes:
- the LOC127138192 gene encoding isoflavone 3'-hydroxylase; the encoded protein is MSPLFYYSFLSLTFIITIKILLQTQSRRLKNLPPGPPTIPIIGNLHHLKHPLHRTFATLSQKYGDIVSLWFGSRLVVVISSASLVEECFIKNDVVLANRPRFLTGKYIFYDYTTLGSVSYGDHWRNLRRITTIDVLSNNRLTSFLGVRTDEANRLIQNIIKHGASRDFIKVELRSILTEMTFNGMMRMISGKRYYGDDGDVTEVEEAKQFREIISEILSLLGANNKGDFLPLLRWFDLDDLEKRCKKIANRADAFLEGLIQEHRSANHGNGDTMIDHLLKLSEVQPEYYSSHIIKGLIQAMLLAGTDTSALAIEWVMSELLNHPEVLNKAKEEIETQVGKNKIIDEQDLPKLPYLQNIISEALRLHPPAPLLLPHYSSEDCTIGGFNVPKDTIILTNVWAIHRDPTRWSDALSFKPERFEKEGEVNKLMAFGIGRRACPGLSLAQRTVGLTVGLLVQCFEWKRESEEKLDMMEGKGIAMPKKIPFKALCKALPIANDLMK